A single Rhodomicrobium lacus DNA region contains:
- a CDS encoding acyl-CoA dehydrogenase family protein — protein MTYRVPVADIAFTLDHIAGFSRLIDDALYEDLDWDTARAILEEAARFANEELAPINRAGDTQGARLVDGRVVMPEGFADAYAKWVEAGWGSFTAPKEHGGQGLPVSLGMAVAEMWHGANMAFGLNPLLTQAGVHALIAHGAPALQTQYLPKLISGEWTGSMQLTEPQAGSDLRFLKTRAVPAGDGTYKLTGTKIFITYGEHPMTDNIIHLVLARLPDAPFGTKGISLFVVPKFIPNADGSPGERNDVVAAKLEHKLGIHGSPTCVMNFGDRGGATGWLVGEPNGGLKAMFTMMNEARLGVGIQGVGIGERAFQQALDYARDRRQGAAEGGAADQSVAIIDHPDVARMLLNMKAKTSAARAIAYTTSVAIDISHGAADATARKRAANEAALLTPIAKAVSTDFGVETASEGIQVHGGMGFIEETGAAQHYRDARIAPIYEGTNGIQAIDLVTRKLPLAGGETFRDFLSGLKETARGVAASNESALGHTGECLWESLSALEETGAWLSRQLAENRAAALAGATSFQRLFGFAAGGALLAKGALAATRGAESHGRNAEAVVLEARHFAESLMGETGGLKHAVIHAHETVARGGAVLGER, from the coding sequence ATGACCTATCGCGTCCCCGTCGCGGACATCGCGTTCACGCTCGACCACATCGCCGGGTTTTCCCGGCTGATCGATGATGCGCTTTATGAAGACCTCGACTGGGACACGGCGCGAGCCATCCTCGAAGAAGCGGCGCGGTTCGCGAACGAGGAGCTGGCGCCGATCAACCGCGCGGGCGACACACAGGGCGCGCGGCTCGTGGATGGCCGGGTGGTGATGCCCGAAGGCTTCGCGGACGCCTACGCGAAGTGGGTGGAGGCCGGCTGGGGCAGCTTCACCGCGCCGAAAGAGCATGGAGGCCAGGGACTTCCCGTCTCACTCGGCATGGCGGTCGCGGAGATGTGGCACGGCGCCAACATGGCGTTCGGCCTCAATCCGCTGCTCACGCAGGCGGGCGTTCACGCGCTCATTGCGCACGGCGCGCCCGCGCTTCAGACGCAATACCTGCCGAAGCTCATCTCTGGCGAATGGACCGGTTCCATGCAGCTTACGGAGCCGCAGGCGGGATCCGACCTGCGCTTTCTGAAGACACGCGCCGTGCCGGCAGGCGACGGCACCTACAAGCTCACCGGCACGAAGATCTTCATCACCTACGGCGAGCATCCGATGACGGATAATATCATTCATCTCGTGCTCGCGCGCCTGCCGGACGCGCCTTTCGGCACCAAGGGCATTTCGCTTTTCGTCGTGCCGAAATTCATTCCGAACGCGGACGGGTCGCCCGGCGAGCGCAACGATGTCGTCGCCGCGAAACTCGAACACAAGCTCGGCATTCACGGCAGCCCCACCTGCGTCATGAACTTCGGCGACCGGGGCGGCGCCACTGGCTGGCTCGTCGGCGAGCCGAATGGCGGCCTGAAGGCCATGTTCACCATGATGAACGAGGCGCGGCTCGGTGTCGGCATCCAGGGCGTCGGCATCGGCGAGCGCGCGTTCCAGCAGGCGCTCGATTATGCGCGCGACCGCAGGCAGGGCGCTGCCGAGGGCGGCGCGGCGGATCAGTCCGTCGCCATCATCGATCATCCCGATGTTGCGCGCATGCTGCTCAACATGAAGGCGAAAACCTCCGCAGCCCGCGCCATCGCCTACACGACCTCGGTCGCCATCGACATCAGCCACGGCGCGGCGGACGCGACCGCCAGGAAACGTGCGGCTAACGAAGCCGCGCTGCTGACCCCCATTGCGAAAGCGGTCTCTACGGATTTCGGCGTCGAAACGGCATCCGAAGGCATTCAGGTCCATGGCGGCATGGGCTTCATCGAGGAGACGGGCGCGGCGCAGCACTATCGCGACGCCCGCATCGCGCCGATCTACGAAGGCACGAACGGCATTCAGGCCATCGACCTCGTCACGCGCAAACTCCCGCTCGCGGGCGGCGAAACCTTCCGCGACTTCCTCTCGGGGCTCAAAGAGACGGCACGCGGGGTTGCCGCCTCGAACGAGAGCGCGCTCGGCCACACAGGCGAATGTCTTTGGGAGAGCCTTTCCGCGCTCGAAGAAACAGGCGCATGGCTTTCGCGCCAACTCGCAGAGAACCGCGCCGCCGCGCTCGCGGGCGCGACGTCGTTCCAGCGCCTGTTCGGCTTCGCGGCGGGCGGTGCACTGCTCGCCAAAGGCGCGCTGGCGGCGACACGCGGCGCCGAAAGCCACGGACGCAACGCCGAGGCCGTCGTCCTCGAAGCGCGGCACTTCGCCGAAAGTCTGATGGGCGAAACAGGTGGATTGAAACATGCTGTCATCCACGCACATGAAACGGTAGCGCGCGGCGGCGCAGTGCTTGGGGAGCGCTAG
- a CDS encoding L-threonylcarbamoyladenylate synthase, with protein sequence MIENADRTAIEKAARILRSGGLVAFPTETVYGLGADATNGVAVARIFEAKGRPRFNPLIVHVPDADAARRFAVFDAEAASLAARFWPGPLTLVLPLKRDAEHRLSDLVTAGLDTVAIRVPRHRVARALLEAAGVPVAAPSANISGRISPTRAAHVAEDLDGRVDMILDGGAADAGLESTIVALQPRPTLLRPGAVAREDVEAALGAPLADRHEGDGVTAPGQLASHYAPNASVRLNAAEARPGEALLAFGPTAPEGALNLSRAGDLREAAANLFACLRALDAANPGRIAVMPIPETGLGEAINDRLRRAAAPKGAGG encoded by the coding sequence ATGATCGAGAACGCCGACAGAACGGCGATCGAAAAGGCCGCGCGGATCCTGCGCTCAGGCGGGCTCGTCGCCTTCCCGACCGAGACGGTTTACGGCCTCGGCGCGGATGCAACGAACGGCGTGGCGGTCGCGCGCATCTTCGAGGCGAAGGGGCGCCCGCGTTTCAATCCGCTGATCGTGCACGTCCCGGACGCGGATGCGGCGCGGCGCTTCGCGGTGTTCGATGCCGAGGCGGCCTCGCTGGCGGCGCGGTTCTGGCCGGGGCCGCTGACCCTTGTGCTGCCGTTGAAGCGCGATGCGGAGCATCGTTTGAGCGATCTCGTGACAGCCGGCCTCGACACAGTGGCGATCCGCGTGCCGCGCCATCGGGTGGCGCGCGCACTTCTCGAAGCAGCGGGCGTACCGGTCGCCGCGCCGAGCGCCAATATTTCCGGGCGCATCAGCCCCACGCGCGCGGCTCATGTCGCCGAAGACCTCGACGGGCGGGTCGACATGATACTCGACGGCGGCGCGGCGGACGCCGGGCTCGAATCGACCATTGTCGCGCTTCAGCCGCGCCCGACCTTGCTGCGCCCCGGTGCCGTCGCACGGGAGGATGTCGAGGCCGCGCTCGGCGCGCCGCTCGCGGACCGGCACGAAGGAGACGGCGTCACCGCGCCGGGGCAACTCGCAAGCCACTACGCGCCGAATGCGAGCGTGCGCCTCAACGCGGCTGAAGCGCGACCGGGCGAAGCACTGCTGGCGTTCGGCCCCACCGCGCCGGAGGGCGCGCTCAATCTCAGCCGCGCGGGCGACCTTCGCGAAGCGGCGGCGAACCTCTTCGCGTGCCTTCGCGCGCTCGACGCGGCAAATCCCGGCCGCATCGCCGTCATGCCGATCCCCGAAACCGGGCTCGGAGAGGCGATCAACGACCGTCTCCGGCGCGCCGCAGCGCCCAAGGGCGCGGGTGGCTGA
- a CDS encoding MaoC family dehydratase, with protein sequence MAETLLYLEDFHIGRRFAAGPIRVSEEAIIAFAKEFDPQPFHTDPEAAKHTIFKGLAASGWHTLGLTMRLLVEHGPTMAGGWVGFGAEVSWTRPVRPGDELSVACEVIDITPSASKPNQAIITFRMETTNQKGEAVQVLTTKNLAFKRGHAPEDRK encoded by the coding sequence ATGGCAGAGACTCTGCTTTATCTGGAAGACTTTCACATCGGAAGGCGGTTCGCCGCCGGGCCGATCCGGGTGAGCGAGGAGGCGATCATCGCCTTCGCGAAGGAATTCGATCCGCAGCCCTTTCATACGGACCCGGAAGCGGCGAAGCACACCATTTTCAAAGGGCTTGCCGCCAGCGGATGGCATACGCTGGGGCTCACCATGCGCCTGCTCGTGGAGCACGGCCCCACGATGGCGGGCGGCTGGGTCGGCTTCGGCGCGGAGGTTTCCTGGACGAGGCCGGTCCGCCCCGGGGATGAACTGTCCGTTGCCTGCGAGGTAATCGACATCACGCCCTCGGCCTCGAAGCCGAACCAGGCCATAATCACCTTTCGCATGGAGACGACAAATCAGAAAGGCGAAGCCGTACAGGTTCTGACGACCAAAAACCTGGCCTTCAAACGAGGGCACGCGCCGGAAGACAGAAAATGA
- a CDS encoding sigma-70 family RNA polymerase sigma factor — protein MPENRDATAETIAAMKAEIPRLRRFARYMTRDADYSDDLVQECLARAIANIGSWQPGTNLRAWLFVILKNAFRNDKRRAQHDIAYRNGLERDTPLYCAPQQHNLLVLSEVQNAVLQLSEDHREVLMLIAVEGLRYEEAASVLNISVGTVKSRLSRARTALRAAIDIPVSEHQE, from the coding sequence ATGCCCGAAAATCGCGACGCTACCGCAGAGACCATCGCAGCGATGAAGGCAGAGATCCCGCGCCTGCGCCGTTTTGCGCGCTACATGACGCGCGATGCCGACTATTCGGACGATCTTGTTCAGGAGTGTCTCGCCCGCGCCATCGCCAACATCGGTTCGTGGCAGCCGGGGACGAATTTGCGCGCCTGGCTCTTTGTCATTCTGAAAAACGCATTTCGAAACGACAAGCGGCGCGCTCAGCACGATATCGCCTATCGCAACGGGCTTGAGAGGGATACGCCGCTTTACTGCGCTCCCCAGCAGCATAACCTCCTCGTCCTGTCCGAAGTGCAAAACGCGGTTCTCCAACTCTCCGAGGATCATCGCGAGGTTCTGATGCTCATCGCCGTGGAAGGGCTGCGCTACGAGGAAGCGGCGTCGGTGCTGAATATCTCCGTCGGAACGGTGAAATCGCGATTGTCGCGCGCCCGGACGGCGTTACGCGCAGCGATCGACATTCCGGTGAGCGAGCACCAGGAATAG
- a CDS encoding Bax inhibitor-1/YccA family protein: protein MADYDTSRAYNVNARARTDAFAIDEGLRAYMIRVFNYMGIGLVVTGVMAYAIYSQSVITNDAGKIVGLTSLGTVIFKSWVKWLVMFAPLIVVFAFSATINRMSAATAQAVFWLFAALMGLSLSSIFIAYTGNSIARIFFITAATFGAVSFWGYTTKRDLTKFGSFLFMGLIGIVIASLVNIFVGSTAVQFAISVLAVLIFTGLTAYDTQQLKDNYYAQAQYGEETLGRAAILGALSLYLNFINIFVALLQLFGDRRE from the coding sequence ATGGCAGACTACGACACGTCTCGAGCATATAACGTGAATGCTCGCGCGCGCACGGACGCCTTCGCGATTGACGAAGGTCTGCGCGCGTACATGATCCGCGTTTTCAATTACATGGGTATCGGACTGGTCGTGACGGGTGTCATGGCCTACGCGATCTACAGCCAGTCCGTGATTACCAACGATGCCGGCAAGATCGTCGGCTTGACTTCGCTCGGCACGGTCATCTTCAAAAGCTGGGTGAAGTGGCTCGTGATGTTTGCGCCGCTGATCGTGGTTTTCGCCTTCTCGGCGACGATCAACAGGATGAGCGCGGCAACCGCGCAAGCCGTGTTCTGGCTGTTCGCAGCGCTGATGGGGCTGTCGCTTTCGAGTATCTTCATCGCCTACACCGGTAACTCGATCGCACGCATCTTTTTCATCACTGCCGCGACCTTCGGCGCCGTGAGCTTCTGGGGCTACACGACGAAGCGCGACCTGACGAAGTTCGGCTCGTTCCTGTTCATGGGCCTGATCGGCATCGTTATCGCGAGCCTTGTGAACATCTTCGTGGGGTCGACTGCGGTTCAGTTCGCAATCTCGGTCCTCGCCGTGCTGATCTTCACGGGCCTTACCGCCTACGACACGCAGCAGCTGAAGGATAATTACTACGCTCAGGCGCAGTATGGAGAAGAGACGCTGGGCCGTGCCGCCATCCTTGGCGCGCTGAGCCTTTATCTCAACTTCATCAACATCTTCGTGGCGCTGCTGCAGCTCTTCGGCGACCGCCGCGAGTAG
- a CDS encoding ABC transporter permease gives MTVATETEAPRTRSRALPLALRLALRDLRGGVAGFWIFLVCIALGTGAIGAINGLSGAIRDALARDATLLLGGDVEATLIHRQANADERAFLESVGRVSEVATMRAMARRPDANAQTLVDLKAVDGAYPLYGAVTMEEGKNLDAVRRGGLAVDRTILDQLGLKLGDEITLGKASFPVVAVLGQEPDRFAAGPAFGARILMSSEALRATGIAEPGALVRWAYRIKIEGGAPPTFKAALSTAFPEAGFLLRDTSDPTPGIRNTLDRLAEFLTLVGLTAMLTGGIGVANAVSAFVERRRRTIATFKALGASQRTIFHVFLIEMALFAALGILIGFGIALAVPWLVAGLASALLPVSLEPGFQPEALGLAALFGALTALPFILWPLGRAQQVRAAELFRNGSEDAAWLPPRAYRYASLGAVALLAASGILLSQNQKIAAVTAAALFAVFVLFWFIGAGIRRFAARLPRPKRPEVALALANIAGPASLARTIALSLGAGLTLLTAVSLVDASLTNELKTRLPEHAPSYFFIGIPKQSLAAFEDLLEEKTPDARIATAPMLRGRLVALKGVPVEQIKAPSSAEWVLNGDRGITYSDAVPSGSQITEGAWWPADHNGEALVSFEAEIGKALGLAIGDMVTVNVLGRNLQAKIANFRSVKWGSIDINFVMIFSPNALKAAPFTWLATLSWPEGKTPDAKGEAEVMKAVAGAYPSVSAVRVRDALAAFNGVFEKIMTAVRAAGSITLIMGALVVAGALLTAQRRRIYEAVVLRTLGASKRRVITAHLLEYLMLAACLSAVAAALGLLAAWVIVKYVMGLTFVVSLSALLQPSAIETIFVTALGALGTFKVLSAKPAQYLRSE, from the coding sequence ATGACGGTTGCCACCGAAACGGAAGCGCCGCGCACGCGGAGCCGTGCCCTGCCGCTCGCCCTTCGCCTTGCGCTGCGCGACCTTCGCGGCGGCGTGGCGGGCTTCTGGATCTTCCTCGTCTGCATCGCACTCGGCACGGGCGCCATCGGCGCGATCAACGGCCTTTCAGGCGCCATCCGCGATGCGCTGGCGCGCGACGCAACGCTGCTGCTCGGCGGCGACGTCGAGGCGACGCTCATCCATCGGCAGGCAAACGCCGACGAGCGCGCCTTCCTCGAAAGCGTCGGCCGCGTCAGCGAGGTCGCGACCATGCGCGCGATGGCGCGTCGCCCCGACGCGAACGCGCAGACGCTCGTCGATTTGAAAGCCGTGGACGGCGCATATCCGCTTTACGGCGCGGTGACGATGGAGGAAGGCAAGAACCTCGATGCCGTCCGGCGCGGCGGGCTCGCGGTGGATCGCACCATACTGGACCAGCTTGGCCTCAAGCTCGGCGACGAGATCACGCTCGGCAAGGCATCGTTCCCGGTCGTCGCGGTGCTCGGACAGGAGCCGGATCGTTTCGCGGCGGGGCCGGCCTTCGGCGCGCGCATCCTGATGTCGTCCGAAGCGCTCAGGGCGACGGGGATCGCCGAACCTGGCGCGCTCGTGCGCTGGGCGTATCGTATCAAGATTGAAGGCGGCGCGCCGCCCACGTTCAAAGCCGCGCTGTCCACGGCGTTTCCCGAGGCGGGCTTTCTCCTGCGCGACACATCGGACCCCACGCCCGGCATCCGCAACACGCTGGACCGGCTCGCCGAGTTCCTGACGCTCGTGGGGCTGACGGCGATGCTCACCGGCGGCATCGGCGTGGCGAACGCGGTTTCGGCCTTCGTCGAGCGGCGGCGGCGGACCATCGCAACGTTCAAGGCGCTCGGCGCATCGCAGCGGACGATCTTTCATGTCTTTCTCATCGAGATGGCGTTGTTTGCCGCGCTCGGTATCCTCATCGGCTTCGGAATCGCCCTCGCCGTGCCGTGGCTTGTCGCGGGGCTGGCGAGCGCCCTCCTGCCGGTGAGCCTTGAGCCGGGGTTCCAGCCTGAAGCGCTCGGGCTCGCGGCGCTGTTCGGTGCGCTGACGGCGCTGCCCTTCATCCTGTGGCCGCTCGGGCGCGCGCAACAGGTGCGGGCTGCCGAACTGTTCCGCAACGGCAGCGAGGACGCGGCATGGCTTCCGCCGCGCGCCTATCGCTACGCCTCGCTCGGCGCGGTGGCGCTGCTCGCCGCCTCAGGCATTCTTCTGTCGCAGAACCAGAAGATCGCCGCCGTTACGGCTGCCGCCCTGTTCGCGGTTTTCGTGTTGTTTTGGTTTATCGGCGCGGGTATACGCCGGTTTGCCGCGCGGCTTCCGAGGCCGAAGCGGCCTGAAGTGGCGCTCGCGCTCGCGAATATCGCGGGGCCGGCCAGTCTCGCGCGCACCATCGCGCTTTCGCTCGGCGCGGGGCTGACGCTGCTGACCGCCGTCTCGCTTGTCGATGCATCGCTCACGAACGAACTCAAGACGCGGCTGCCGGAGCACGCGCCGAGCTATTTCTTCATCGGCATCCCGAAGCAAAGCCTCGCCGCGTTCGAGGATCTGCTGGAGGAAAAGACGCCAGACGCGCGCATCGCCACAGCGCCGATGCTGCGAGGGCGGCTCGTTGCGCTGAAGGGGGTGCCGGTCGAGCAGATCAAGGCTCCATCGTCTGCCGAGTGGGTGCTGAACGGCGACCGCGGCATCACCTATTCTGACGCTGTGCCGTCGGGTTCGCAAATCACCGAAGGCGCCTGGTGGCCCGCCGACCATAATGGCGAGGCGCTCGTTTCCTTCGAGGCGGAGATCGGCAAGGCGCTCGGGCTTGCGATCGGCGACATGGTGACGGTCAACGTGCTCGGCCGCAACTTGCAGGCGAAGATCGCCAACTTCCGCAGTGTGAAGTGGGGTTCGATCGACATCAACTTCGTCATGATCTTCTCGCCGAACGCGCTCAAGGCCGCGCCGTTCACCTGGCTCGCGACGCTTTCATGGCCGGAAGGCAAAACGCCCGACGCCAAGGGCGAAGCCGAGGTGATGAAGGCCGTCGCGGGCGCTTATCCTTCAGTCTCCGCCGTCCGCGTGCGCGACGCCCTCGCCGCCTTCAACGGCGTATTCGAGAAAATCATGACGGCGGTGCGTGCCGCTGGCAGCATCACGCTCATCATGGGCGCGCTGGTGGTCGCGGGCGCTCTTCTCACGGCCCAACGGCGGCGGATCTACGAAGCGGTCGTGCTGCGCACGCTCGGGGCCAGTAAACGCCGCGTCATAACGGCGCATCTTCTTGAATACCTGATGCTTGCGGCCTGCCTTTCGGCGGTCGCAGCCGCGCTTGGGCTTTTGGCAGCGTGGGTTATCGTGAAATATGTCATGGGATTAACTTTTGTTGTGTCGCTATCGGCGCTATTGCAGCCATCGGCGATTGAAACCATATTCGTCACTGCGCTGGGTGCGTTGGGGACATTCAAAGTCCTTTCAGCGAAACCGGCGCAATATCTGCGTTCCGAGTGA
- a CDS encoding ABC transporter ATP-binding protein translates to MQFPSVSEAPHAGAPRRAAPVIDLKGVTLTLKSRAGAVDILRGIDLSVSERQSVALVGPSGSGKSSLLMVMTGLEAATSGRVIVAGEDFTTLGEDALAAIRGRSIGIVFQSFHLIPTMTAIENVALPLEFLNRADAFERAEAALSEVGLSGRFHHVPGQLSGGEQQRVALARALVAEPRILFADEPTGNLDGETGRQIMDLIFSLHRRFGTTLVLVTHDPALAKRCERVVAMHDGRIAASIQETASA, encoded by the coding sequence TTGCAATTTCCCTCGGTTTCCGAAGCGCCGCACGCTGGCGCGCCTCGCCGGGCCGCTCCGGTCATTGATCTGAAAGGCGTCACGCTCACGCTGAAAAGCCGCGCGGGCGCAGTCGACATCCTGCGCGGCATCGATCTTTCCGTATCGGAAAGACAGTCCGTCGCGCTGGTCGGTCCGAGCGGTTCCGGCAAGTCGTCGCTGCTCATGGTGATGACCGGCCTCGAAGCCGCCACCTCGGGCCGCGTCATCGTCGCGGGCGAGGATTTCACGACCCTTGGCGAGGATGCGCTCGCCGCGATACGGGGCCGCTCGATCGGCATCGTGTTCCAGTCCTTCCACCTGATCCCGACCATGACGGCCATCGAGAATGTGGCTCTGCCGCTCGAATTTCTCAATCGCGCCGACGCGTTCGAACGCGCGGAGGCAGCGCTTTCCGAGGTTGGACTATCGGGCCGCTTTCATCACGTTCCGGGGCAGCTTTCCGGCGGCGAACAGCAGCGCGTTGCGCTGGCCCGGGCGCTCGTCGCGGAGCCGAGGATCCTGTTCGCGGACGAGCCGACCGGCAATCTCGACGGAGAAACGGGACGCCAGATCATGGACCTGATCTTTTCGCTGCATCGCCGCTTCGGCACGACGCTCGTGCTTGTGACGCACGACCCCGCGCTGGCGAAACGCTGCGAGCGTGTCGTCGCCATGCATGACGGGCGGATCGCGGCGTCGATCCAGGAGACGGCGTCGGCATGA
- a CDS encoding arylesterase translates to MRHRFETSLPRFIWKGLSAISTAFAAIFVTAFVMPPAHASEPEKEIVILAFGDSLTAGFQLPPDKSFPAQLQAALRAKGYPVRVLNAGVSGDTAADGAARLDWSLSEPVDAAIVELGANDMLRGLDLKQTEASLDAILKALSEKRIELLAAGMEPLRNWGEDYAASFRAMWPRLAEKHHAILYPFFLKGVATVPALNQPDGLHPTADGVAVIVRNILPDVEKLIARVKEQRSRTQ, encoded by the coding sequence ATGAGACACCGTTTCGAGACTTCGTTGCCGCGCTTCATATGGAAAGGATTGTCGGCAATTTCGACTGCGTTCGCCGCGATTTTTGTAACCGCTTTCGTCATGCCGCCCGCGCATGCCTCCGAGCCGGAGAAGGAAATCGTGATCCTCGCGTTCGGCGACAGCCTGACGGCGGGCTTCCAGCTTCCACCCGATAAGTCTTTTCCGGCGCAGTTGCAGGCGGCGCTCCGCGCGAAAGGATATCCCGTGCGCGTCCTGAATGCGGGCGTCTCGGGCGACACGGCAGCGGACGGCGCGGCGCGGCTCGACTGGAGCCTGTCCGAGCCCGTCGACGCGGCGATCGTCGAACTCGGCGCGAACGACATGCTGCGCGGTCTCGATCTGAAGCAGACGGAAGCTTCGCTCGATGCGATCCTGAAGGCGCTCTCAGAGAAGCGGATCGAGCTTCTGGCCGCCGGCATGGAGCCCTTGCGCAATTGGGGCGAGGACTACGCCGCGAGCTTCCGCGCGATGTGGCCCCGCCTCGCGGAGAAACACCACGCGATCCTCTATCCGTTTTTCCTGAAGGGCGTCGCAACCGTGCCCGCGCTCAACCAGCCGGACGGCCTGCATCCGACAGCCGACGGCGTCGCGGTCATCGTGCGCAACATTCTGCCGGACGTGGAAAAGCTGATCGCGCGGGTGAAGGAGCAACGGTCCCGCACCCAGTGA
- the amaB gene encoding L-piperidine-6-carboxylate dehydrogenase: protein MTSVPETGSLPRDVSALLGDLGVSSAAHSSGAFEAKTPITGEVIGRVRLGGASDMNAAVDAAHAAFLVWRSVPAPVRGELVRLFGEELRTNKQALGRLVTIETGKIASEGLGEVQEMIDICDFAVGLSRQLYGLTIASERADHRMMETWHPLGVVGIISAFNFPVAVWAWNAALALVCGNACVWKPSEKTPLTALATQALFERAAARYRKAGHVAPEGLSAVVIGAREAGAALVDNRLVPLVSATGSTAMGRAVGPRLASRFARAILELGGNNAAIVCPTADIDLSLRAVAFAAMGTAGQRCTSLRRLFVHNSVYHKLVPRLKQAFVSVKIGNPLDDGTLVGPLIDEAAYAAMYKAFEEAKASGGSLFTGGERIRAGVPEGGVYVQPTLIEMPEQVGPVLKETFAPILYVIRYNDFEEAIRLNNEVPQGLSSSIFTNDLREAELFLSARGSDCGIANVNIGPSGAEIGGAFGGEKETGGGREAGSDSWKAYMRRTTNTINYGSTLPLAQGVKFEVGR, encoded by the coding sequence ATGACTTCAGTTCCCGAGACCGGCTCCCTTCCCCGCGATGTCAGCGCGCTCCTCGGAGATTTAGGTGTTTCGAGCGCGGCTCACTCGAGCGGCGCGTTCGAGGCGAAGACGCCGATCACGGGCGAGGTCATCGGGCGCGTGCGGCTCGGCGGTGCGTCCGACATGAACGCGGCGGTCGATGCGGCGCACGCGGCGTTTCTCGTCTGGCGCAGCGTTCCGGCGCCCGTGCGTGGCGAACTCGTGCGGCTGTTCGGCGAGGAACTCCGCACCAACAAGCAAGCTCTCGGCCGCCTCGTGACCATCGAAACAGGCAAGATCGCGTCCGAGGGCCTCGGCGAAGTGCAGGAGATGATCGACATCTGCGATTTCGCGGTGGGCCTCTCGCGGCAGCTTTACGGCCTCACCATCGCGAGCGAGCGCGCGGACCATCGCATGATGGAGACGTGGCATCCGCTGGGCGTGGTCGGCATCATCTCGGCGTTCAACTTCCCGGTGGCGGTATGGGCCTGGAACGCGGCGCTCGCGCTCGTTTGCGGCAACGCGTGTGTGTGGAAGCCGTCGGAGAAGACGCCGCTGACGGCGCTTGCCACGCAAGCGCTGTTCGAGCGGGCGGCGGCGCGATACCGCAAGGCGGGCCACGTCGCGCCGGAAGGGCTTTCGGCTGTCGTTATCGGCGCACGCGAGGCTGGCGCAGCGCTTGTCGATAACCGCCTCGTGCCGCTCGTCTCCGCCACCGGCTCGACGGCAATGGGCCGCGCGGTCGGCCCGCGCCTTGCCTCGCGCTTCGCCCGCGCCATCCTCGAACTCGGCGGCAACAACGCGGCCATCGTCTGCCCGACCGCCGACATCGATCTGAGCCTTCGCGCGGTCGCCTTCGCCGCGATGGGTACGGCAGGGCAGCGCTGCACCTCGCTCAGGCGGCTGTTCGTGCATAATTCCGTCTATCACAAGCTCGTGCCGCGCCTGAAGCAGGCGTTCGTGAGCGTGAAGATCGGCAATCCGCTGGACGACGGCACGCTTGTCGGCCCGCTGATCGACGAGGCGGCCTACGCGGCGATGTACAAGGCGTTCGAGGAGGCGAAGGCGTCCGGCGGCAGCCTGTTCACCGGCGGCGAGCGCATCCGCGCGGGCGTGCCCGAGGGCGGCGTCTATGTCCAGCCCACGCTGATCGAGATGCCCGAGCAGGTCGGCCCCGTTCTCAAGGAAACCTTCGCGCCGATCCTCTACGTGATCCGCTATAACGACTTCGAGGAAGCCATTCGGCTTAACAATGAAGTGCCGCAGGGGCTTTCATCCTCGATCTTCACGAACGATCTGCGCGAGGCGGAACTGTTCCTCTCCGCGCGCGGCTCGGATTGCGGTATCGCGAATGTCAACATCGGCCCATCGGGCGCGGAGATCGGCGGCGCGTTCGGCGGCGAGAAGGAAACGGGCGGCGGTCGCGAAGCAGGCTCCGACTCGTGGAAGGCCTACATGCGCCGCACCACCAACACCATCAACTACGGCTCGACGCTTCCTCTCGCGCAGGGCGTGAAGTTCGAGGTTGGGCGGTAG